The Plectropomus leopardus isolate mb chromosome 15, YSFRI_Pleo_2.0, whole genome shotgun sequence genome has a segment encoding these proteins:
- the LOC121954941 gene encoding hydroxycarboxylic acid receptor 2-like, whose amino-acid sequence MDLVTNTTEAINMTNSVIHCPSNQNFEPLILHILVIIEVIVGLPGNMVALWIFCICIKCWKPHTLLLFNLALADLLLLISVPFRIHTALQGDHWVFGQVLCRVNLFMLAVNRAASIAFMTVVALNRYFKVVHPHHWISRMSLTQACWTAGLMWTVVIAVRFPLLTTNLLLQHGNVSLCRSFNAYSVVPLPLKIHYVAFVAEFFLSWFLILYCSAHIACFLHKQQRDTQKKVRKAIQAVGVISLVFTICFLPSILTGLGALCVQYFHPTNCTSYNLITQLFMICLGFTYLNSALDPLIYSFSSSMFQDALKSSISCLSLKKKNVRPVNNQ is encoded by the coding sequence ATGGATTTGGTTACCAATACCACAGAGGCAATAAATATGACTAACAGTGTCATCCATTGCCCATCAAACCAAAACTTTGAACCTTTGATCCTGCATATCCTCGTGATCATTGAGGTGATTGTGGGCCTGCCAGGAAACATGGTCGCTTTGTGGATTTTCTGTATCTGCATAAAGTGTTGGAAACCAcacactctcctcctctttaaCCTGGCTCTAGCTGACCTTCTGCTCCTCATAAGCGTGCCCTTCCGCATCCACACTGCTCTCCAAGGTGACCACTGGGTGTTCGGACAAGTCTTGTGCCGCGTCAACCTCTTCATGCTGGCTGTCAATCGCGCGGCCAGTATTGCATTCATGACAGTTGTGGCACTGAATCGCTACTTTAAAGTGGTCCATCCGCATCACTGGATCAGCCGTATGTCTTTAACTCAGGCCTGTTGGACTGCAGGTCTTATGTGGACTGTTGTGATTGCAGTTCGGTTTCCATTGTTAACCACCAACCTCCTCCTCCAACATGGCAACGTCTCTTTGTGTCGCAGCTTCAACGCCTACAGTGTAGTCCCTTTGCCATTAAAGATACACTATGTGGCTTTCGTTGCAGAGTTCTTCCTGTCCTGGTTCCTGATTCTGTATTGCTCCGCTCATATTGCATGCTTTCTGCACAAACAGCAGAGGGACACGCAAAAAAAGGTGCGGAAGGCAATCCAAGCGGTAGGGGTGATCAGTTTGGTGTTCACCATCTGCTTCTTGCCAAGTATCCTCACAGGCCTGGGTGCGCTGTGTGTCCAGTATTTCCACCCCACGAACTGCACATCCTACAATCTGATCACCCAGCTCTTTATGATCTGCCTCGGCTTCACCTACCTCAACAGTGCTCTGGATCCTCTCATTTACTCTTTCTCTAGTTCCATGTTTCAAGATGCCCTCAAGAGCTCCATCAGTTGCCTGAGCCTCAAGAAGAAGAATGTCAGACCAGTCAACAACcaatag